A genomic window from Natrinema sp. HArc-T2 includes:
- the cobN gene encoding cobaltochelatase subunit CobN gives MTRIGIYTATENELGSIGQAAERLEGIELVVRSESDLDEEADVEEFVEELRDAAAAIFWLHGAEDSMPGYDYATGALEDAGVPLIVKATGDAYAVEDTTVATEHRELAYDYLEKGGTINVANLCRFLAAEYEGRDVDYDEPAELPTEGVYHPDHPGIEYEELLATHDPDRPTVAVWFYESHWTHENTRYVDAQVRALEEQGANALPIFCNPATDTDEQEDAEWVTDNWLLDDAGKPVVDAVLSSFMFSLSMDERGRSADDEGSSAEDVFLDRLGVPVLQTVTTMRSRSRYESSDTGVMGFELALSVALPEFDGNVITHPISGKERTDDEAGIGSAPKHHFPIEDRIDHATRLAVNWAELRHTPNEDKQVAVVLHNYPPSDDGIGTAFGLDSPESTVNLLEELDARGYDLGDDMPEDGQTLVEKLTAQLTLEDRWVAPEDVRDLSVDVVAPDTYADWFSNTDERFQENIIEEWGEVPDRPFAIPGVEFGNVLVTVQPPRGFGMDPSKVYHDSDLQPPHDYYAFYGWLRNTFEADGVVHLGTHGSLEWLPGKTVGLNGASAPDQLIDDIPNVYPYIVNNPGEGTQAKRRSYAAIVDYLTPVMRNAGTYDELSELEELANQYREAGMEDARADDGEHLETLIREKVADLDLAVELGIAGTIDEKADVRGPDEAGTTLAEGDVDGDDLAIDDLVERVHEYLTDVKTTQIRLGLHTMSEPPQGERLVEYLVALTRLENPGSPSLRESVAGALGVDYETMLDSPGTYDDDLGMTYAEAADIVYETSVDLLETLAAHDFDVPVSELEGGPDDEVNINLMIVDLETIGDAKAKPGAHDDLREVLAYVCEEAQPRVQGAEDEIPRTADALSGEYVPPGGSGAPTRGGVDLLPTARNFYTLDPRKVPAKAAWQVGKEVAEGVLERHHDENDEYPEEIGVVAWGTPTVRTRGETIAQVLAMMGVEPQWTDAGRIDDVEPIPLEELDRPRIDVTTRVSGLFRDAFPAAAGVIHDAVDAVVDLDEPHEMNYVKKHVEEEAEELQDEEDLDESDARKAAKHRVFTTTPGGYGAGTNKAVDEGNWDDRSDLASVYVQWGGYAMGSRGRVSDAHDAFERRLSSVDATVKLEDTMEQDEFDSSDWYAFHGGFISAVSEISGEEPASYVGDSSDPDNVDVYTNEEKVRKAMRSRVLNPDWLESMEEHGYKGAGDLSTTVDVTLGWDATTGVVSDTLWEEVAEKFAFDEERQEWMRDVNPWALESITDTLLEAIDRDLWDADDETIDRLRDINLEVEGDLEAQTTNEAVGAEVTTDD, from the coding sequence ATGACACGGATCGGGATCTATACTGCGACGGAAAACGAACTCGGCTCGATCGGACAGGCCGCCGAGCGCCTCGAGGGGATCGAGCTGGTCGTCCGCTCGGAGAGCGACCTCGACGAGGAAGCCGACGTCGAGGAGTTCGTCGAGGAATTGCGCGACGCCGCGGCAGCGATTTTCTGGCTGCATGGGGCCGAAGACAGCATGCCGGGCTACGACTACGCGACGGGCGCGCTCGAGGACGCGGGCGTCCCGCTGATCGTCAAGGCGACCGGCGACGCCTACGCCGTCGAGGACACGACGGTCGCGACTGAGCACCGCGAGCTGGCCTACGACTATCTCGAGAAGGGCGGCACGATCAACGTCGCGAACCTGTGTCGGTTCCTCGCTGCCGAGTACGAGGGCCGGGACGTCGACTACGACGAGCCCGCCGAACTCCCAACGGAGGGCGTCTACCACCCCGATCATCCGGGGATCGAGTACGAGGAGCTGCTCGCGACCCACGACCCGGACAGGCCGACGGTCGCGGTCTGGTTCTACGAGTCCCACTGGACCCACGAGAACACCCGCTATGTCGACGCGCAGGTCCGCGCGCTCGAGGAACAGGGTGCCAACGCCCTGCCGATCTTCTGCAATCCGGCGACGGATACGGACGAACAGGAAGACGCCGAGTGGGTGACCGACAACTGGCTCTTGGACGATGCGGGCAAGCCGGTCGTCGACGCCGTACTCTCCTCGTTTATGTTCTCGCTGTCGATGGACGAGCGTGGCCGCAGTGCCGATGACGAAGGCAGTTCTGCAGAGGACGTTTTCCTCGACCGACTCGGCGTGCCAGTCCTGCAGACGGTCACCACGATGCGCTCGCGGTCGCGCTACGAGTCCAGCGATACGGGCGTGATGGGATTCGAACTCGCCCTTTCGGTCGCGCTGCCGGAGTTCGACGGCAACGTGATTACGCACCCGATTTCCGGCAAAGAGCGCACCGACGACGAGGCCGGTATCGGCTCCGCGCCGAAACACCACTTCCCGATCGAGGATCGAATCGACCACGCCACGCGGCTGGCCGTCAACTGGGCCGAACTGCGACATACACCAAACGAGGACAAGCAAGTCGCCGTCGTCCTCCACAACTACCCGCCGAGCGACGACGGGATCGGGACCGCGTTCGGCCTCGACTCGCCTGAGTCGACCGTGAACCTGCTCGAGGAACTCGACGCTCGCGGCTACGATTTAGGCGACGATATGCCCGAGGACGGCCAGACGCTCGTCGAGAAACTGACCGCCCAGCTCACGCTCGAGGATCGCTGGGTCGCACCGGAAGACGTCCGCGATCTCTCGGTCGACGTGGTTGCGCCGGACACCTACGCGGACTGGTTCAGCAACACCGACGAGCGCTTCCAGGAGAACATCATCGAGGAGTGGGGCGAGGTCCCCGACCGACCGTTCGCGATCCCCGGTGTCGAGTTCGGCAACGTCCTCGTCACCGTCCAGCCGCCACGCGGGTTCGGGATGGACCCTTCGAAGGTCTACCACGACTCGGACCTGCAGCCACCACACGACTACTACGCGTTCTACGGCTGGCTCCGGAACACGTTCGAGGCAGATGGCGTCGTGCATCTCGGAACCCATGGGAGCCTCGAGTGGCTCCCCGGCAAGACGGTCGGCCTGAACGGCGCGAGCGCGCCCGACCAGCTGATCGACGACATTCCGAACGTCTACCCGTACATCGTCAACAACCCCGGTGAGGGGACCCAGGCCAAACGCCGCTCGTATGCCGCCATCGTCGACTACCTCACGCCGGTCATGCGAAATGCTGGGACGTACGACGAACTCTCTGAACTCGAGGAACTGGCCAACCAGTACCGGGAGGCAGGGATGGAAGACGCCCGCGCCGACGACGGCGAGCATCTCGAGACGCTCATTCGAGAGAAAGTCGCGGACCTCGATCTCGCAGTCGAACTCGGTATTGCGGGCACGATCGACGAAAAAGCCGACGTTCGTGGACCCGACGAGGCCGGCACCACGCTCGCCGAGGGCGACGTGGACGGCGACGACCTCGCGATCGATGACCTCGTCGAACGCGTCCACGAGTATCTCACTGACGTGAAGACGACCCAGATCCGGCTGGGACTGCACACGATGTCCGAGCCGCCGCAAGGCGAGCGCCTCGTGGAGTACCTCGTCGCGCTCACGCGCCTCGAGAACCCCGGTTCGCCGAGCCTGCGCGAGAGCGTAGCCGGTGCGCTCGGTGTCGACTACGAGACGATGCTTGACTCGCCGGGCACCTACGACGACGACCTGGGCATGACCTACGCCGAGGCCGCCGATATCGTCTACGAGACCAGCGTCGACCTGCTCGAGACGCTGGCCGCACACGACTTCGACGTGCCGGTCTCCGAACTCGAGGGCGGGCCGGACGACGAGGTCAACATCAACCTCATGATCGTCGACCTCGAGACGATCGGCGACGCGAAGGCCAAACCGGGTGCCCACGACGACCTGCGCGAAGTGCTGGCGTACGTCTGCGAAGAGGCTCAGCCGCGCGTGCAGGGAGCCGAAGACGAGATTCCGCGCACCGCCGACGCGCTGTCCGGCGAGTACGTGCCGCCGGGCGGGTCGGGTGCACCCACCCGCGGCGGCGTCGACCTGCTGCCGACCGCGCGGAACTTCTACACGCTCGACCCGCGGAAGGTGCCCGCGAAGGCTGCCTGGCAGGTCGGGAAGGAAGTGGCGGAGGGGGTCCTCGAGCGCCACCACGACGAGAACGACGAGTACCCCGAGGAGATCGGTGTCGTCGCGTGGGGAACCCCAACCGTGCGCACGCGCGGTGAGACGATCGCCCAGGTGCTCGCGATGATGGGCGTCGAGCCCCAGTGGACCGATGCCGGTCGGATCGACGACGTCGAGCCGATCCCGCTCGAGGAACTCGATCGGCCGCGGATCGACGTGACGACGCGCGTCTCCGGGCTGTTCCGCGACGCGTTCCCCGCGGCGGCAGGCGTCATCCACGACGCTGTCGACGCGGTCGTCGATCTCGACGAACCCCACGAGATGAACTACGTGAAGAAACACGTCGAGGAGGAGGCAGAGGAGTTGCAGGACGAGGAAGACCTCGACGAGAGCGACGCGCGAAAAGCAGCGAAACACCGCGTCTTCACGACCACACCCGGCGGCTACGGTGCCGGGACGAACAAGGCCGTCGACGAAGGGAACTGGGACGACCGCTCGGACCTCGCGAGCGTCTACGTCCAGTGGGGCGGCTACGCGATGGGGTCGCGCGGTCGCGTCTCGGACGCCCACGACGCCTTCGAGCGCCGGCTATCGAGCGTCGACGCCACCGTCAAACTCGAGGACACGATGGAGCAAGACGAGTTCGACTCCTCGGACTGGTATGCCTTCCACGGCGGCTTCATCTCAGCCGTCTCCGAGATCTCGGGCGAGGAACCGGCTTCCTACGTCGGCGACTCCTCGGATCCGGACAACGTGGACGTCTACACCAACGAGGAGAAGGTCCGCAAGGCCATGCGCTCGCGCGTGCTCAACCCCGACTGGCTCGAGTCCATGGAGGAACACGGCTACAAGGGCGCGGGCGATCTCTCGACGACGGTCGACGTGACGCTTGGCTGGGACGCCACCACCGGTGTCGTCTCGGACACCCTTTGGGAGGAGGTCGCCGAGAAGTTCGCCTTCGACGAGGAGCGCCAGGAGTGGATGCGCGACGTGAACCCGTGGGCGCTCGAGTCCATCACGGATACCTTGCTCGAGGCCATCGACCGGGATCTCTGGGACGCCGACGACGAGACGATCGACCGACTGCGCGATATAAATCTCGAGGTCGAAGGCGATCTCGAGGCACAGACGACCAACGAGGCCGTCGGCGCGGAGGTGACTACCGATGATTAA
- a CDS encoding precorrin-8X methylmutase, with amino-acid sequence MSDSQEFEKEYADLGATTQNAMDIAETSMDIVRQFVPDETLADRVRQKSVHSMGDIEFQHLIEFTGGDDLGDDEDAPVRAGARAVLEEATIVTDITMSKAGITGRGHNCEKRKAIGNGTELAKETGMTRTAASVLELDKQGVYDGAIATIGNAPTAAFALADCIENGTRPTAIVATPVGFVKAEESRQRIREVSEEYDVPAITNVGRRGGSGLAAALTNELIHVAKDVRTDDLELDLTAADRASLEDE; translated from the coding sequence ATGAGCGACAGTCAGGAGTTCGAGAAGGAGTACGCCGATCTGGGCGCAACGACACAGAACGCGATGGACATCGCGGAGACGAGCATGGACATCGTCCGGCAGTTCGTGCCGGACGAGACGCTCGCGGACCGGGTTCGACAGAAGTCGGTGCACTCGATGGGCGACATCGAGTTCCAGCATCTGATCGAGTTCACCGGCGGTGACGACCTCGGCGACGACGAGGATGCTCCCGTCCGAGCGGGCGCGCGAGCCGTCCTCGAGGAGGCGACCATCGTCACGGACATCACGATGTCGAAAGCGGGCATCACCGGCCGCGGCCACAACTGCGAGAAGCGCAAGGCGATCGGTAACGGGACCGAACTGGCGAAGGAGACGGGAATGACCCGGACCGCCGCCTCGGTGCTCGAACTAGACAAGCAGGGCGTCTACGACGGCGCGATCGCGACGATCGGTAACGCGCCGACGGCTGCGTTCGCACTTGCCGACTGTATCGAAAACGGTACCCGGCCGACCGCCATCGTCGCGACGCCGGTCGGCTTCGTCAAAGCAGAGGAGAGCCGCCAGCGCATCCGCGAGGTCAGTGAGGAGTACGACGTGCCGGCGATTACAAACGTCGGTCGCCGCGGCGGGAGCGGACTCGCCGCCGCGCTGACGAACGAACTGATCCACGTCGCCAAAGACGTGCGAACGGACGACCTCGAGCTAGACCTGACGGCTGCCGATCGGGCATCGCTGGAGGACGAATGA
- a CDS encoding cobalt-precorrin-7 (C(5))-methyltransferase, with translation MSDEYDLDAGPDPATFAAATAEPDIDEAADDPVYAVGVGPGNQEYLTPRGERAIREADVVVGFTTVVEFVEDLTDADLLTCGYKDEAEALEEFGERVAAGESGTAVAMGDPNHSGYQFVGKVQDAVEQASTSPDSQARQDAVESEDPEIPVRVIPGISAIQMAASRARTPMEDTEFVTLHKSGDLESDMDRLVDAVTDDERHLLTLPRPYDRMPGDIAATLLEAGADPDLEALVLEKLTHDKEEIHRFTLGGLSEHAGGNGPDETPFSDLVVLAVRQPV, from the coding sequence ATGAGCGACGAGTACGACCTCGATGCCGGGCCGGACCCGGCGACGTTCGCAGCCGCAACGGCGGAGCCAGACATCGATGAAGCGGCGGACGATCCCGTCTACGCCGTCGGCGTCGGTCCCGGGAATCAGGAGTATCTTACCCCGCGGGGCGAACGCGCGATCCGCGAGGCCGACGTCGTCGTCGGCTTCACGACGGTCGTGGAGTTCGTCGAAGACCTGACCGACGCCGACCTACTGACCTGCGGGTACAAAGACGAAGCCGAAGCACTCGAGGAATTCGGCGAGCGCGTCGCTGCCGGCGAATCGGGTACTGCGGTCGCGATGGGCGATCCGAATCATTCTGGGTATCAGTTCGTCGGGAAGGTACAGGACGCTGTAGAACAGGCTTCTACAAGCCCTGACTCGCAAGCTCGTCAGGACGCGGTCGAGTCCGAGGACCCCGAGATTCCGGTTCGCGTAATTCCGGGCATTTCGGCGATCCAGATGGCCGCCAGCCGCGCCCGGACGCCGATGGAGGACACGGAGTTCGTCACGCTGCACAAAAGCGGCGACCTCGAGTCCGACATGGATCGCCTCGTCGATGCCGTCACGGACGACGAGCGCCATCTGCTCACGTTGCCCCGGCCCTACGACCGGATGCCCGGCGACATCGCCGCTACCTTACTCGAGGCGGGTGCCGACCCCGACCTCGAGGCGCTGGTGCTCGAGAAGCTGACTCACGACAAGGAGGAGATCCATCGGTTCACGCTGGGGGGGCTCTCGGAACACGCCGGCGGGAACGGACCCGACGAGACGCCGTTTTCCGATCTGGTCGTGCTCGCGGTTCGACAGCCGGTGTAG
- a CDS encoding SRPBCC family protein, which produces MTRVRTTRTPDGRRLEVSHVMSIPAGVAWDALIDTTTWPDWSPTIHGVESTDRRIRTGTTGRVRLPGVWVPFEITSCTERRWTWRVTGIPAAGHRVDDLGDGRCRVAFELPLHQAGYTPVSLRALENLETLLEDDAVAVQ; this is translated from the coding sequence ATGACTCGAGTTCGGACCACGCGAACGCCGGACGGCCGTCGGCTCGAGGTCTCGCACGTGATGTCCATCCCCGCAGGGGTCGCCTGGGACGCACTTATCGACACCACGACATGGCCCGACTGGTCGCCGACGATCCACGGCGTCGAGTCGACGGATCGCCGGATCCGAACCGGAACGACCGGCCGAGTTAGACTGCCTGGCGTCTGGGTCCCTTTCGAGATCACGTCGTGTACGGAGCGGCGGTGGACCTGGCGCGTGACCGGGATTCCGGCCGCCGGTCATCGCGTCGACGACCTCGGCGATGGGCGCTGCCGGGTCGCGTTCGAACTGCCGCTCCATCAGGCCGGATACACGCCGGTCAGCCTCCGAGCTCTGGAGAACCTCGAGACGTTGCTCGAGGACGACGCCGTGGCTGTGCAATAG
- a CDS encoding formate/nitrite transporter family protein — MNTPDSPDQPQPDRDPPEQEQVREAVERSRSGAPAVGAVVRDRFSSDEIFQRIVAAADEEITSGSRELFFSGLAAGFAITITFLLYASLTASTDGHPILSKLLYPLGFIYIIIGGYQLYTENTVPPVALTIERLASIPALLRHWSIVLAGNFAGGALGAVALTWGGVFDEPAATAAMELAEKGVATPWWSLFSKAAFAGLIVAGVVWIVYASQDTISRLVVVYMAFLAIPLGNLFHVVVSFTEMVYIVLAGELALLVGITDFVLPVLLGNTIGGIVLVTVVNYFQTSEHRLESARFEGSDRQLSIREWLFGNYVGRSYVPLIDTAETHATGNGDYRVVVPIANPRTESTIVDLACTLASGHENATVHAVHIVQMPGRASMRYGAGQTDRIVSQSEQRMETVRQRARSYDVDYETSTVVSHRSFEDVFHTAERERADLVVLGWGDDRPWGEGRAEGRLDELTSNLPCDFLILKDRDLDTSRVLLSTAGGPDSDLSAEVARTLRDQADAEITLQHVVASPADRERGEQFLTEWATERDLEDAEIVVDDSGDVERAICRQAEDHSLILMGATEEGVISRLMSDSLHMDVVNEVDSSVLLAERPSDRTVLQRLFGHW, encoded by the coding sequence ATGAACACGCCCGATTCGCCCGATCAGCCGCAACCAGACCGCGATCCCCCCGAACAGGAACAGGTTAGAGAGGCAGTCGAGCGCTCACGGAGTGGCGCTCCAGCGGTCGGTGCGGTCGTCCGCGATCGCTTCTCCTCCGACGAGATCTTCCAGCGGATCGTCGCCGCGGCCGACGAGGAGATTACCTCCGGGAGTCGCGAACTGTTCTTCAGCGGCCTCGCCGCCGGCTTCGCGATCACCATCACCTTCCTGTTGTACGCGTCGCTAACGGCGTCGACCGACGGGCATCCGATCCTGAGCAAGCTCCTGTACCCGCTTGGTTTCATCTACATCATCATCGGCGGCTACCAGCTCTACACTGAGAACACGGTGCCGCCCGTCGCGCTAACCATAGAGCGGCTGGCCAGCATCCCCGCCCTGTTGCGCCACTGGTCGATCGTCCTCGCGGGCAACTTCGCGGGCGGTGCCCTCGGTGCGGTCGCGCTGACGTGGGGTGGGGTCTTCGACGAGCCAGCGGCCACCGCAGCGATGGAACTGGCCGAAAAGGGCGTCGCAACGCCGTGGTGGTCGCTGTTCTCCAAGGCGGCGTTCGCGGGTCTGATCGTCGCCGGTGTCGTCTGGATCGTCTACGCCTCACAGGACACCATCTCGCGGCTCGTCGTCGTCTACATGGCCTTCCTCGCGATCCCGCTTGGGAATCTGTTTCACGTCGTCGTCTCCTTTACCGAGATGGTCTACATCGTCCTGGCCGGTGAACTCGCTTTGCTGGTCGGCATCACCGATTTCGTCCTGCCGGTCTTGCTCGGCAACACCATCGGCGGTATCGTACTGGTCACTGTCGTCAACTACTTCCAGACAAGTGAGCATCGCCTCGAGTCGGCCCGCTTCGAGGGCTCCGACCGCCAACTCTCGATCCGGGAGTGGCTGTTCGGGAACTACGTGGGCCGGTCGTACGTGCCGTTGATCGACACCGCCGAGACTCACGCGACCGGCAACGGTGACTACCGCGTGGTCGTGCCGATCGCGAATCCGCGAACCGAGTCGACGATCGTCGACCTCGCCTGTACCCTGGCCAGTGGCCACGAGAACGCGACGGTTCACGCCGTCCATATCGTCCAGATGCCGGGCCGTGCCTCGATGCGCTACGGGGCCGGCCAGACCGACCGAATCGTCTCCCAGTCCGAACAGCGGATGGAAACCGTCCGCCAGCGAGCGCGATCCTACGACGTCGACTACGAGACGTCGACGGTCGTCTCCCACCGCTCGTTCGAGGACGTCTTCCACACCGCGGAACGCGAGCGCGCCGACCTCGTGGTCCTCGGCTGGGGTGACGATCGACCGTGGGGCGAGGGGCGTGCCGAAGGCCGGCTGGACGAACTGACCAGTAACCTCCCCTGTGACTTCCTCATCCTCAAGGATCGGGATCTGGATACCTCGCGTGTCCTCCTCTCGACCGCTGGCGGACCGGATTCGGATCTGAGCGCCGAGGTCGCGCGGACGCTTCGCGACCAGGCCGACGCGGAGATCACGCTCCAGCACGTCGTCGCCAGCCCGGCCGACCGCGAGCGTGGCGAACAGTTCCTCACCGAGTGGGCCACAGAACGCGACCTCGAGGACGCCGAGATCGTTGTCGACGACTCCGGCGACGTCGAACGGGCAATCTGTCGACAGGCCGAAGATCACTCGCTCATCCTCATGGGCGCGACCGAGGAGGGTGTAATCTCGCGGCTGATGAGCGACTCACTGCACATGGACGTCGTCAACGAGGTCGACAGTTCGGTGTTGCTCGCCGAGCGACCGAGCGATCGTACCGTCCTCCAGCGGCTGTTCGGCCACTGGTAG
- a CDS encoding aldo/keto reductase has protein sequence MEYTTLGSTGMEVSRICLGCMSFGSSDWREWVLDDEESKAIIDRAIDLGINFFDTANMYSKGESERILGKALEGHREESVVATKGYFQMREDDPNSGGLSRKAIEQELAASRERLGMDTIDLYQIHRWDDETPIETTLRALDDAVRRGHVRYIGASSMWAHQFADALHTSDRFGLERFVTMQNHYNLVYREEEREMLPLCAKENVGVVPWSPLARGYLTRPHEEVDATTRGETEEHLYDHPYRDGGGPEINDRVAEVAADKGATMAQIALAWLLHKDWVDAPIVGTTSVEHLEQAVEALEIDLSASDMAYLEEPYEPVPVSGHS, from the coding sequence ATGGAGTATACGACCCTCGGTTCCACCGGAATGGAAGTCAGTCGCATCTGCCTGGGCTGTATGAGCTTCGGCTCGAGCGACTGGCGCGAGTGGGTCTTAGACGACGAAGAGAGCAAAGCGATCATCGACCGGGCGATCGACCTGGGGATCAACTTCTTCGATACCGCGAACATGTACTCGAAGGGCGAATCCGAGCGGATCTTAGGTAAAGCGCTCGAGGGCCACCGCGAGGAGTCGGTCGTCGCCACGAAGGGCTACTTCCAGATGCGCGAGGACGACCCGAATTCGGGTGGCCTCTCCCGAAAGGCGATCGAACAGGAACTTGCGGCCAGCCGCGAACGACTGGGGATGGACACGATCGATCTCTACCAGATTCACCGCTGGGATGACGAGACACCGATCGAGACGACGCTGCGCGCACTCGACGACGCCGTTCGTCGTGGTCACGTTCGCTACATCGGTGCCTCCTCGATGTGGGCCCACCAGTTCGCCGACGCGTTACACACGAGCGACCGGTTCGGCCTCGAGCGGTTCGTCACGATGCAAAATCACTACAACCTCGTTTACCGCGAGGAAGAACGCGAGATGCTGCCGCTCTGTGCGAAGGAGAACGTGGGCGTCGTCCCGTGGTCGCCGCTGGCCCGTGGCTATCTGACGCGCCCCCACGAGGAAGTCGACGCGACGACCCGCGGCGAGACCGAGGAGCACCTGTACGACCACCCCTATCGCGACGGCGGTGGGCCGGAGATCAACGACCGCGTCGCGGAAGTCGCCGCCGATAAGGGCGCGACGATGGCTCAGATCGCCCTCGCGTGGTTGCTCCACAAAGACTGGGTCGACGCCCCCATCGTCGGGACGACCAGTGTCGAACACCTAGAGCAGGCCGTCGAAGCCCTCGAGATCGACCTGTCGGCCTCGGATATGGCCTATCTCGAGGAGCCCTACGAGCCGGTGCCGGTGTCCGGTCACAGCTAA
- a CDS encoding universal stress protein: MYDTILVPTDGSDHAARAVEQALTLADWFDATVHAVSVVDTSAASGLLSSGSVRKEFISQLEDGAERAVEAIETMADDSIAVQTAVLEGEPKKKIISYAADIDADLIVMGTHGRSGVSRFVAGSVTEHVVRNADCPVLTVRGTEQAEPSDGYEEILVPTDGSDAAGAAVDHGLELARAADARVHAVTVLDTGDMAASPTLSPPTEIVKQLETERQNATDEIAARAREDGLAATTAVLEGRPGTELLEYIDDHGIDLVVMGTHGRSGLDRLLLGSTTERLLRHASAPVLAVSSNEAADE, encoded by the coding sequence ATGTACGATACCATTCTCGTCCCGACTGATGGGAGCGACCACGCCGCTCGAGCGGTCGAGCAGGCCCTGACGCTCGCAGACTGGTTCGACGCCACGGTCCATGCGGTCAGCGTCGTCGACACGAGTGCCGCGAGTGGCCTGCTCAGTTCCGGCAGCGTCCGTAAAGAGTTCATCAGCCAACTCGAGGACGGTGCCGAACGCGCCGTCGAGGCGATCGAGACGATGGCCGACGACTCGATCGCGGTTCAGACTGCGGTTCTCGAGGGTGAACCCAAAAAGAAGATCATCTCGTACGCGGCTGATATCGACGCCGACCTGATCGTAATGGGGACCCACGGTCGAAGTGGTGTGAGTCGCTTCGTGGCCGGCAGCGTCACTGAACACGTCGTTCGCAACGCAGACTGCCCCGTCCTGACCGTTCGAGGGACCGAACAGGCCGAGCCGAGCGACGGCTACGAAGAGATCCTCGTCCCGACCGATGGCAGCGACGCCGCAGGGGCCGCAGTCGACCACGGCCTCGAGCTCGCACGCGCAGCCGATGCGCGCGTCCACGCCGTCACCGTCCTCGACACCGGTGATATGGCGGCCAGTCCCACACTCTCACCGCCGACGGAGATCGTGAAGCAGCTCGAGACCGAGCGCCAGAACGCGACGGACGAGATCGCAGCGCGGGCTCGAGAGGATGGACTGGCGGCTACGACCGCCGTGCTCGAGGGTCGGCCCGGCACCGAACTGCTCGAGTACATCGACGACCACGGGATCGATCTGGTCGTGATGGGAACGCACGGTCGAAGCGGCCTCGATCGGCTGTTACTCGGAAGCACGACCGAACGGCTGCTCAGACACGCATCGGCCCCGGTTCTCGCGGTCTCCTCGAACGAAGCGGCCGACGAATAG
- a CDS encoding CBS domain-containing protein gives MELPTPADLRQRRTELGLTQSELAETADVSQPLIARIEGGDVDPRLSTLRRIVNALEKAESDVIRAEDLMNEAVVNVSPDDPVSEAARKMEEEAYSQLAVIQDGIPVGSISQTDLVHLDSEARDEPVEDHMSESFPTVSKDATLDEISNLLEHYKAVMITEAGETVGIITEADIAARLS, from the coding sequence ATGGAACTCCCGACGCCTGCCGACCTCCGGCAACGCCGTACCGAACTCGGACTCACTCAGAGCGAACTCGCGGAGACCGCCGACGTCTCCCAGCCGTTGATCGCCCGGATCGAGGGTGGTGACGTCGATCCGCGCCTCTCGACGCTCCGGCGAATCGTCAACGCCCTGGAGAAGGCCGAAAGCGACGTCATCCGCGCCGAAGACCTGATGAACGAGGCCGTCGTTAACGTCTCTCCCGATGACCCCGTCAGCGAGGCCGCCCGGAAGATGGAAGAAGAAGCCTACTCACAGCTTGCGGTTATCCAGGACGGGATTCCGGTCGGCTCGATCAGCCAGACCGATCTTGTCCACCTCGACTCGGAGGCCCGCGACGAACCCGTCGAAGACCACATGAGCGAGAGCTTCCCGACCGTCTCGAAAGACGCCACGCTGGACGAGATCAGCAACCTGCTCGAGCACTACAAGGCCGTGATGATCACCGAGGCCGGCGAAACCGTCGGTATCATCACCGAAGCCGACATCGCCGCACGGCTGTCCTGA
- a CDS encoding DUF555 domain-containing protein, whose amino-acid sequence MGNYLVAMEAAWLVRDVEQIDDAIGVAVSEAGKRLNSEDMDYVEVEVGATGCPACGEPFDSAFIAADTALVGLGLEMEVFNADSEEHASRIAKSEVGGALRDVPLSVVEVVEVPDDE is encoded by the coding sequence ATGGGCAATTATCTCGTCGCGATGGAAGCGGCATGGCTCGTTCGTGACGTCGAGCAGATCGACGACGCGATCGGTGTCGCCGTCAGCGAAGCCGGGAAGCGACTCAACAGCGAAGACATGGACTACGTCGAGGTCGAGGTCGGCGCGACGGGCTGTCCGGCCTGTGGCGAACCGTTCGACTCCGCCTTTATTGCAGCCGACACCGCACTCGTCGGCCTCGGACTCGAGATGGAGGTCTTCAACGCTGATAGCGAGGAACACGCCTCCCGGATCGCAAAGAGCGAGGTCGGCGGGGCACTGCGGGATGTCCCACTGTCGGTCGTCGAGGTCGTCGAAGTTCCGGACGACGAATAA